Proteins encoded by one window of Paenibacillus sp. DCT19:
- a CDS encoding DUF4023 family protein, which produces MESTKEFVKKVNDNAEKARHNKNNGKGTPGDKLPNKQHSTNK; this is translated from the coding sequence ATGGAAAGCACGAAGGAATTCGTCAAAAAAGTGAACGACAATGCTGAGAAAGCGCGTCATAACAAAAACAATGGCAAAGGTACACCAGGTGACAAACTGCCTAATAAACAGCACAGCACGAATAAATAA